The DNA window CATCCCCCTCTCCGCGCGCATCCTCACCATCTGCGACGTGTACGACGCCCTGACCAGCAAGCGCATCTACAAGGACGCCTGGACCATCGAGGACACCATGGCGAACATCCGCGAGAACGCGGGCAAGCAGTTCGACCCCGACCTGGTGACCATCTTCCTGGCCCGACCCGCCGACCTGGAGCGCATCCAGGCCCGCTACCCCGGCTGAGCCGCGCCGGGGTCGTGTTGATTCCATCTGTTCGATTCGCTAGATTGAACCCGGTCCGTCCCTCCCCGACCGGAAGGTTCGTCATGCGCCATCCCGCCGCCCGCCTCGTCCTCGTCCTGGTCCTGCTGGCGGTGGTGCCCGCGGTCGCCCGCGCCGGCGGCGCATCCCCCCATCTGCTCATGCGCGAGTTCGGCCCCGCGCCCGAGATCGCCTACCGCTTCCTGCACCCGCGTCTCGCCGTCGACGCCTATCCGGTCGGGTGGAGCATGGGCGCCCACGAGTTCAGCGTCGCGGTGCCGGCGGGCCGGCGGGTCGTGGTGTGGCTGGGACTGCCCCGCGTGACCTGGGCGGTCGACGGCATCGATCTGCCGGACGAGAGCGCCTGGGGCAACCTCACCCTGGGTGTGCAGGCGGGGGGCGGCAACGAGAGCGGGGTCGTCGCCGGCTGTGATCTGGTTCTGCCCACGGCCCAGAACCGGGGCCGCGACCTGCTCACGACCGGACTGCTTGCCGACCCCTATCACCTGGAGACCTTCATTCCGGACCTGCTCACCATCCGGCCCTACGCGCAGACGAAAACCCTGCTGGCCCCGGACGCGACCTTCCGCTTCCTGCTCGGGCCCGACCTGCTGGTGCCCACCGGCGACGCCGAGGGGGACATCGAAGCGCTGGTTCGCTACGGGGTGGGGCTGGGGCTGGACAACGGCACCGTGGCCGTCTCGCTGGAACTCGCGGGCCAGTGGCTCGTCACCGGCAACGGCGACTTCGCGAGCGATTCCGAGCACTTCGTGGCCGCGGGCTTCGAGTACCTGGGGCACTCGGTGCGGCCGGCGCTCTCCTACCGGATTCCCACCGACGGAACCTACGACAA is part of the bacterium genome and encodes:
- a CDS encoding two-component system response regulator; this encodes IPLSARILTICDVYDALTSKRIYKDAWTIEDTMANIRENAGKQFDPDLVTIFLARPADLERIQARYPG